In Paracoccus aerodenitrificans, the following are encoded in one genomic region:
- a CDS encoding alpha/beta hydrolase produces MTVTRRSVLAMAALATAPVRAQPMREPTEMRILQAPHPTHRQEVFDVPVPDAQDYRLFRALPRTDPEKQGWPSLWLLDGNAAFDRMNPDLLAQFPDLAVIGIGYPTNLPFDTTRRALDYTPPPLRTDPRRPERQVGGADLFMARLSGVLRQRAEADARFDPSRRMLAGHSYGGLFVLYALSTSGSGFSRFAAISPALWLTGTEEFSEFSRLTVIVGDSERERGALADPALPAHRIPAPAQRLVARAKAQGEPVSLHVLRGMQHGETLAGAHPLLMQLATSPPGESGDP; encoded by the coding sequence ATGACAGTGACACGGCGCAGCGTGCTGGCGATGGCGGCGCTTGCCACCGCTCCTGTGAGAGCACAGCCGATGCGTGAGCCGACGGAAATGCGGATCCTTCAGGCACCGCATCCCACACACCGGCAGGAGGTTTTTGACGTCCCGGTCCCGGATGCGCAGGATTACCGCCTGTTCCGCGCACTGCCCCGAACCGATCCCGAAAAGCAGGGCTGGCCGTCGCTCTGGCTTCTGGACGGCAATGCCGCCTTCGACCGCATGAACCCGGATCTGCTGGCGCAGTTTCCCGATCTTGCGGTGATCGGCATCGGGTATCCGACCAACCTGCCTTTCGACACGACTCGCCGTGCGCTGGATTATACCCCGCCACCGCTTCGCACCGATCCCAGAAGACCCGAACGGCAGGTCGGTGGCGCAGATCTTTTCATGGCGCGACTGAGCGGAGTTCTGCGGCAGCGGGCCGAGGCGGATGCCCGTTTCGACCCGTCGCGCCGGATGCTGGCGGGTCACAGCTATGGCGGGCTGTTTGTGCTGTATGCATTAAGCACTTCCGGTTCGGGCTTTTCGCGTTTCGCGGCGATCAGCCCCGCTTTGTGGCTGACCGGCACAGAAGAATTCAGTGAATTTTCCAGACTGACCGTCATTGTCGGGGACAGCGAACGAGAACGCGGCGCTCTGGCCGATCCCGCCCTCCCCGCACATCGCATCCCGGCCCCGGCGCAGCGCCTTGTCGCCCGCGCGAAGGCACAGGGAGAACCCGTCAGCCTGCATGTGTTGCGCGGCATGCAGCATGGCGAAACTCTGGCAGGCGCACACCCGCTTCTGATGCAACTGGCCACCTCACCGCCCGGAGAATCCGGTGATCCATGA
- the lhgO gene encoding L-2-hydroxyglutarate oxidase, translated as MIHDYAIIGGGIIGLATARALLERRPGASLILLEKEDRLGRHQTGRNSGVIHSGIYYAPGSFKARLCREGAARTKEFCTEHGIPFQTRGKLIVATRKDEIARLDALHERAGQNGIRTELLDAAGIHRCEPNIAGLKAIRVPEAAIVSYAAILHAMADELRKKGADIRYRAAPVAIREAATHVGIETADDSISARHLIACAGLQSDRIARIAGLKIRHRIVPFRGEYYRLSERCNDIVSAMIYPVPEPGLPFLGTHLTPMIDGFVSVGPNAMLGLAREGYPKFSLNARDMADMAAFPGFWKAIFSFIRPGMKELGNSLFKRRYLAECQRYCPGLTLEDLTPMECGIRAQAVMADGSMQHDFLFLDSTRMLHVCNAPSPAATSALPIGDMIADRVLAGISA; from the coding sequence GTGATCCATGATTACGCGATCATCGGCGGAGGCATTATCGGCCTCGCCACCGCACGCGCCCTGCTTGAGCGCAGGCCCGGCGCCTCACTGATCCTTCTGGAAAAGGAAGACAGGCTTGGCAGGCATCAGACGGGGCGCAATTCCGGGGTCATCCATTCCGGCATCTACTACGCGCCCGGCTCTTTCAAGGCACGGCTTTGTCGTGAAGGGGCTGCCCGGACCAAAGAATTCTGCACGGAGCACGGCATTCCCTTCCAAACCCGGGGAAAGCTGATCGTTGCGACACGCAAAGATGAAATCGCAAGGCTCGACGCGCTGCATGAGCGTGCCGGACAAAACGGGATCCGCACCGAATTGCTGGACGCCGCCGGGATCCACCGATGCGAGCCCAATATCGCCGGTCTCAAGGCGATCCGCGTGCCCGAGGCCGCGATTGTCAGCTATGCGGCAATCCTTCACGCAATGGCGGATGAATTGCGCAAGAAAGGCGCGGATATCCGCTATCGCGCCGCGCCTGTCGCCATTCGTGAAGCCGCCACGCATGTCGGGATCGAGACCGCAGATGACAGTATCTCGGCCCGGCATCTGATTGCCTGTGCAGGTCTGCAATCGGATCGCATCGCGCGGATAGCGGGGCTGAAGATCCGGCACCGGATCGTCCCGTTCCGGGGCGAGTATTACCGTCTTTCGGAACGCTGCAATGATATCGTCAGCGCCATGATCTATCCGGTGCCAGAGCCGGGATTACCGTTTCTGGGCACGCATCTGACGCCGATGATCGACGGCTTCGTCTCGGTCGGGCCAAACGCCATGCTGGGGTTGGCGCGTGAGGGTTATCCGAAGTTTTCGCTGAACGCCCGTGACATGGCCGACATGGCCGCATTTCCGGGCTTCTGGAAGGCGATCTTTTCCTTCATCCGCCCCGGAATGAAAGAGCTTGGCAACTCCCTGTTCAAGCGCCGCTATCTGGCCGAATGCCAGCGATATTGCCCCGGGCTGACGCTGGAGGATCTGACGCCAATGGAATGCGGCATCCGTGCGCAGGCGGTCATGGCGGATGGGTCGATGCAGCATGATTTCCTGTTTCTGGACAGCACGCGCATGCTGCATGTCTGCAACGCCCCCTCACCCGCCGCGACATCCGCCCTGCCGATCGGAGACATGATCGCGGATCGGGTGCTGGCGGGGATATCAGCCTGA